GACAAATGtgatacatacacacaatggaatattattcagctgtaaaaaagaatgaagtcctgaattATGCCACAACACTGAAGACATCAGGTTATGTGAACTCAGCCAGACACAAGGGACAAGCATTTTATGATCTCAATTATATGGAATAAACAGCATAAGCATAttcataaattcagaaatgagaataCTAATTACCAGGGACaaaaagggggaggggagtggggaacTACTGTTTAATTGGTACCAAGTTTCTATTTGGGGGGATGGAGAAGTTTTGGCGTTAGAAAATAGGGACTGAGGCATAACTCACATATGTAATTAACACcgctgaattgtatatttgaaaaggaaagaaagggaaattttaggttgtatataagttactatgcacacacacacctacacaaaCCCCATGGAACTGTACAATTCAATATAAACAATGCcctaaagttaatagcataattacaaTACTATgatttcataaattgtaacaaggtaccacactaatgcaaaatgttaataacagggaaaggTGTGTGAAAGGAGGGTATGTGAGAATATCATACTCCCTAAATGATGCTTCTATAAAACTACAActgcttaaataaaaataaactttaaaaaaattagcttCTTGCCAGCTGCAATGTAAAAAACCGCTTCCTCACTAACATTTTAGCTTTCAAGGGTGTATTTTTGTAACTTACAAAGTTAGAACGAAAGGCTTGGTCCAAAGCTGCCCATGAAAAACTGCAGGCTGAAATTATAATGCAGCCACAGAAAGAATCCCTGCTGCTGGACCCCTCTGCCCACTACTAGAGCTACTTGCCCACATGGAAACAAAGGTGACAGGTCCAGAGTAGACATGCAAAGTGATGACTCACCATTTTGTCTGCAAATCTCTCTTGTATCCCAAGGCAAAAGTTCTGCCCATATTGAAGAACTTGACCAATGGCATTTCCATCTACACTGTCAGATGAGAAGAAATGTACTGTAAACTCTCTGTATTAGTATCATTTTATAGCTCTATTTTTTGtgtactgaatttttaaaatcatacacTGTAACTaaattaaataactaaataaaaggattttcttttggctttcaaATCCCCCTATACACTATTCCCTGCCCTCTACCATAGCCAGAAAACAGAACTTCCCACTTTCTGAGCCTTTGGCTAGACTGTGCTGAGTACACCAAGCTACCCTACACCAGGAATTCTGGTCAAGTGTGTGTGACATTTTTAGAGAAAATCTAGTACCACAGTTGTTGGCATTTAACACTATCTTCCCTCCAAATCTTCAGGAACCAGAAGGAAACAATTTTGAGTTCTCTTACCATAAATGATGTTTATTCAGAAGAAATCTAAATTTAAGAAGCTTCACTAAGACTTAAAAATtggctatatttttaaaataaatttaaaaatttaataaattgctacaTAAAGTTACAAATTAGTTTAAAAGTGAaggaaatcatttttttaattgtgatcaTGTATCTGTTTGTCCTCTGAGGTCTTAgctgttcattttcaaaattgcCTGAAGTATTTTTCTTAATGGAGAGATAATTTCAAGAATAAATGCTGCATAGTGCCACCTTGCATTAAgctaaatatttttgttgtaaaaatAACATGGCCACattggcttcactctctctaagcccaacactgcaagtgaaatcattgccctccctgctatgttggacatgacatccaggggtgaaagtctccctggcaacctgcgagatgactcccagggatgagcctggccctggcatcatgacatcaacaattccaccctgaccgaaagggggaaaagaagtgtaattaataaagtatcagtggcagagagagttcaaatcgagttgagagactactctggaggttgctcttacacaagcttcagttagaccttgttccctatcataacctgccaacccccaaacaggaccattccaggcaatcctaaagaacacctagggcaatatataagattccacaagggttcgaggcactagagtaactttccagaaatctacaacctccaggatgggtccctggtccagataaaacCTAGATGTTTTTATCTGAAAAACCTACAGGACCCAGGCTCTCCAGaatgtcagatagttccatctccctaccccatattagtgacaagtCCCTTAcaaagtgaaaaagttagaatggtcatagcccaaacacctctaaagagggggatggaaagatcaaaggtgatggtataGTTATTCAAAAAAGatatgatttaataaatgaatatgaatgttgaatcattacactgatatctcttttagtctccagcatcttagagcagctagaagtaaaaatctaaaattgtggaattgtaatccatgtcagaCTTTggaatatgttctataactaattgtggtgctatgctttgaaatttattgcttttttgtatatatgttattttttacaaaaaagaaaggaaaaaagttgattgtggtgataaaaaaagtatttaagttctCTAGCCTCCCATAtgctggaacagctagaaggaaaaatttgagaggatcatgatagcccatgacaaactctgggatctgtcctataactacttgttgaagagtgctttgaaaactattgcttttttatttcttttctttgtacatatgttatactatacaataaaaaagttaaaaataataataacatagccacattaacaacaataaaataactcAAATGAGCTCAAAGCACCCTGAAATGTTATGAAGATAACTTTCCAATAAGAATTTGAATTTAATTCCCTGAATCCTATACCTGTGAATTCAACAGTTTTGAATGGAACACAAATCACCAATTAGGCAGTCTGAGTAAAAGGGACTGTAAAGGCCTCTTAACCAAAATTCCAAGGTAAGAAAGCAAGATGAGAATCACAGGGAATGTCCACATAAACGTCCTACCAATAAGCCCTGCTCTAACCCTCGGGCACCTGTTAACTACAAGCGAAAACTGATATTTGTGATGAAAATGACCTTAAAATTGAAATTTCTCTACCTCAAAATGATAAGTGTTTCTGCCAATGGTGATGTTGGTTTGCGCTGTGCTCAGGCCACAGGGTACCTCCACTTCATCACTCAGGTGGGCTGTGATGTTGTCAGGAGTCATGCAGAGGCTCAGGTCCCCACCCAGAAACAGATCAGTGTCTCTGTCGGGATGGTCAAGATTCACCAGCAGCATGCTGTCGCCATAGTGGATATAGCCATCTTCAGATATGGAAAGCTGCATCTACAGTTTTAACGGGAATTTTTTCAATGAAACATACAATTCACTAACAGCAAGTACTAAGACCTCTCCCAGTTGCGTGATCTATTTCAATATGGGGTTCATTTGGATCCCCTCAAATCCTCAGTTTTCTTTGCTTTCCCACCACTCCCCCCCTCCCATTTTGCCAGGGTAAAGCCCGCAGGTTTCCCAAATGAAGCCAAATTAAGCCAGGTTGACTCCACTATAAACATATTTATTCAACATTCATCAAATGTTTCTTGACCACCAGCTAAgtggcattttatttatccaatttACTTATCAATTCACTCATTtctgtatttggaaattaagatAAACTGAATTAAGATCAGGCTTCGGTTATATTCTTGAAATCTTGGGGAATTTTTAGCACTGTGGTcttcagattattttttaaaaccagttATTTCCCAATGATAACCCATTCATGGAAGTTTTGCTTACTTAACATATGCTCACTTAATTtgacaaaattttgaaaataatgcctgacttttaaattatctgtctcAAAAGATTCTCTTTTAGTCTGCGGTTTCTCTGTATGAGAAGTTCCCCTTTATCCCTCTTCTCTAAGA
This region of Tamandua tetradactyla isolate mTamTet1 chromosome 9, mTamTet1.pri, whole genome shotgun sequence genomic DNA includes:
- the LOC143646790 gene encoding cilia- and flagella-associated protein 161-like codes for the protein MAQNLYGPRIWMGNWNEDLYLEEMQLSISEDGYIHYGDSMLLVNLDHPDRDTDLFLGGDLSLCMTPDNITAHLSDEVEVPCGLSTAQTNITIGRNTYHFECRWKCHWSSSSIWAELLPWDTREICRQNDKCKNCQQLPPNESRTGSPPASFLKYLFWKGSGCC